In Synechococcus sp. KORDI-100, a single window of DNA contains:
- a CDS encoding carbamoyl-phosphate synthase codes for MHRSISLRFSLGSAAALAFSTTPVWPAAAQDADTAEDLGGVMSISLKDVVKPTIGFQGALQGAGTPNQAGIGGFLPLSVGDNSVWFLDALVNVNFADREGYSSIINTDVDGGFSSSTRLGYRWLNDDRSWLYGLNAGYDSRTIASGNADTNIPVFDKQTIFFNQIAVNAEAVSNSWTFNGYGLIPFGDVEQKLNSFYDAGALNTYGLDVGYFITPQLHASAGYYYQHRDQEDVDGSGVRGRLAYDISQGLTTGINISYDEAYETRVSADLSVRFGGPSTTAVKKKKWENPTINALTASPKNRDVRVHDATMFGAPLW; via the coding sequence ATGCATCGCTCCATCAGCTTGAGGTTCTCCCTGGGTAGTGCCGCTGCACTGGCATTCTCCACCACTCCCGTCTGGCCTGCTGCTGCTCAAGACGCAGACACCGCAGAAGACCTTGGTGGCGTGATGAGCATCAGCCTTAAAGACGTCGTCAAACCCACCATCGGCTTTCAAGGGGCTCTGCAAGGCGCAGGCACCCCCAACCAAGCCGGTATCGGTGGGTTCCTGCCGCTATCCGTTGGCGATAACAGCGTTTGGTTCCTTGATGCGCTCGTCAACGTCAACTTTGCTGATCGTGAGGGTTACAGCAGCATCATCAACACCGATGTAGATGGTGGCTTCTCCAGCTCCACACGCCTGGGGTACCGCTGGCTCAATGACGACCGCAGCTGGTTGTACGGACTGAATGCTGGCTACGACAGCCGCACCATTGCATCGGGCAACGCCGATACCAACATCCCAGTTTTTGATAAACAAACGATCTTTTTCAACCAGATCGCCGTTAACGCTGAAGCGGTCTCCAACAGCTGGACCTTCAATGGCTACGGGCTGATCCCCTTCGGTGATGTGGAGCAGAAACTCAACAGCTTTTATGACGCTGGTGCGCTGAACACCTATGGCCTCGATGTTGGCTATTTCATTACCCCCCAACTTCATGCCTCCGCTGGTTACTACTACCAGCACCGTGATCAAGAAGACGTCGATGGTTCAGGTGTGCGCGGACGACTCGCTTATGACATCAGCCAAGGGTTAACAACTGGCATCAACATCTCCTACGACGAGGCCTATGAAACCCGCGTTTCTGCTGATCTCAGCGTTCGTTTTGGCGGCCCAAGCACAACAGCAGTCAAGAAGAAAAAGTGGGAAAACCCAACAATTAATGCCCTCACTGCATCACCCAAGAACAGGGATGTGCGGGTGCACGACGCCACGATGTTTGGTGCTCCTTTATGGTGA
- a CDS encoding inverse autotransporter beta domain-containing protein, producing the protein MQRSISLSLSLGGAAALALANTPLLPVAAQDADTAEDLGGVMSISLKDVVKPTIGFQGALQGAGTPNQAGIGGFLPLSVGDNSVWFLDALVNVNFADREGYSSIFNTDVDGGFSSSTRLGYRWLNDDRSWLYGLNAGYDSRTIASGNADTNIPVFDKQTIFFNQIAVNAEAVSNSWTFNGYGLIPFGDVEQKLNSFYDAGALNTYGLDVGYFITPQLHASAGYYYQHRDQEDVDGSGVRGRLAYDISQGLTTGINISYDEAYETRVSADLSVRFGGPSTTAVKKKKWENPTINALTASPKNRDVRVHDKLRNPFDGTYCWQLQMCPWSLAMSVGE; encoded by the coding sequence ATGCAGCGCTCCATCAGCTTGTCCCTCTCCCTCGGTGGTGCTGCTGCACTTGCGCTCGCCAACACTCCTCTCTTACCTGTTGCTGCTCAAGACGCAGACACCGCAGAAGATCTTGGTGGCGTGATGAGCATCAGCCTTAAAGACGTCGTCAAACCCACCATCGGCTTTCAAGGGGCTCTGCAAGGCGCAGGCACCCCCAACCAAGCCGGTATCGGTGGGTTCCTGCCGCTATCCGTTGGCGATAACAGCGTTTGGTTCCTTGATGCGCTCGTCAACGTCAACTTTGCTGATCGTGAGGGTTACAGCAGCATCTTCAACACCGATGTAGATGGTGGCTTCTCCAGCTCCACACGCCTGGGGTACCGCTGGCTCAATGACGACCGCAGCTGGTTGTACGGACTGAATGCTGGCTACGACAGCCGCACCATTGCATCGGGCAACGCCGATACCAACATCCCAGTTTTTGATAAACAAACGATCTTTTTCAACCAGATCGCCGTTAACGCTGAAGCGGTCTCCAACAGCTGGACCTTCAATGGCTACGGGCTGATCCCCTTCGGGGATGTGGAGCAGAAACTCAACAGCTTTTATGACGCTGGTGCGCTGAACACCTATGGCCTCGATGTTGGCTATTTCATTACCCCCCAACTTCATGCCTCCGCTGGTTACTACTACCAGCACCGTGATCAAGAAGACGTCGATGGTTCAGGTGTGCGCGGACGACTCGCTTATGACATCAGCCAAGGGTTAACAACTGGCATCAACATCTCCTACGACGAGGCCTATGAAACCCGCGTTTCTGCTGATCTCAGCGTTCGTTTTGGCGGCCCAAGCACAACAGCAGTCAAGAAGAAAAAGTGGGAAAACCCAACAATTAATGCCCTCACTGCATCACCCAAGAACAGGGATGTGCGGGTGCACGATAAATTGCGTAATCCATTCGATGGCACCTACTGTTGGCAGCTACAAATGTGTCCGTGGTCCCTCGCTATGTCCGTTGGTGAGTAG
- a CDS encoding transposase translates to MARQPRYLPAGHSFHITLRCNSRQFLIAKGLRRDVLLAVLAKAQAKVPHRLYAVCLMANHLHLLLRPDDAGELPKLMHWIGWYSAMALNRLSGRCGHFWEARYFATAISPKDHRRVLNTLRYIHANPKAAGIRKGFYDPYSNSGHYGRLECDGISEWHPSFLKLASNLKGCSRRYERFCQKYCHYAKRGAKCHWGSRMLKRLVQSSSSSRNKRNRISPGQQKLPFAFDVRLNQIPEEWHQVAVRFRRANGIRDGDSRQLLW, encoded by the coding sequence ATGGCACGTCAACCGCGCTATCTGCCAGCAGGCCACTCCTTTCACATCACGCTCAGGTGCAATAGCCGTCAGTTTTTGATTGCCAAAGGATTGAGGCGGGATGTGCTGCTAGCAGTGCTCGCCAAGGCACAAGCCAAGGTGCCCCATAGGTTATATGCCGTGTGCTTGATGGCAAATCACCTGCATTTGCTTCTACGTCCTGATGATGCAGGTGAATTGCCAAAGCTGATGCATTGGATTGGCTGGTATTCAGCGATGGCTTTGAATCGCCTTTCTGGTCGTTGCGGGCACTTCTGGGAGGCTCGGTATTTCGCCACTGCGATTTCGCCTAAAGACCACAGGCGCGTGCTGAATACGTTGCGCTACATCCACGCCAATCCAAAGGCAGCAGGAATCAGGAAAGGGTTTTATGACCCCTATTCCAATTCCGGGCATTACGGAAGGTTGGAATGTGATGGCATCAGTGAGTGGCACCCAAGCTTTCTGAAATTGGCATCAAACTTGAAGGGATGCTCCAGGCGATATGAGCGGTTTTGCCAGAAGTATTGCCATTACGCCAAGCGAGGAGCTAAGTGCCATTGGGGCTCAAGGATGCTGAAGCGATTGGTTCAGAGCAGTAGTAGCAGCAGAAATAAGAGAAATCGAATATCACCAGGTCAGCAGAAATTACCTTTTGCATTTGATGTTCGGCTCAATCAAATCCCAGAGGAGTGGCATCAAGTTGCGGTGAGATTTAGACGAGCGAATGGCATCCGTGATGGTGATTCACGTCAATTGCTGTGGTGA
- a CDS encoding PqqD family protein, translated as MLNRASRFKQHHQAVCTELDGEVALFQSDTCDYLVLNETGSAIWNTLKTQPSLAEICSHLQEEYDVDPGACQSSVEAWLEAAVEKKVVSTINN; from the coding sequence ATGTTAAATAGAGCCAGTCGCTTCAAGCAGCACCATCAAGCTGTCTGCACAGAACTCGATGGCGAAGTGGCTTTGTTTCAAAGCGACACCTGCGACTATCTTGTTCTCAACGAGACAGGCTCAGCCATTTGGAATACACTCAAAACTCAGCCATCACTAGCTGAAATCTGCTCTCATCTACAAGAGGAATACGATGTTGATCCAGGCGCTTGCCAGTCCTCTGTGGAAGCTTGGCTGGAAGCTGCCGTAGAGAAGAAAGTAGTTTCTACAATCAACAACTAG
- a CDS encoding sulfotransferase domain-containing protein gives MTDDHSYWYLASYPKSGNTWCRVFITELLRLAGDDPGEDLNLNQDIETGAIASSRLWLDDQLGINSCDLSFSELDPLRGRAGASAWLFAEGERFHKVHDAFQSPDSRGRPVVSTAGCCGVVYLLRHPEDVAVSLSHFFSWPLERCVDHLLDPNAALVPGERFGGHQVRQHMGRWDQHVRSWANQTQLPVLIMRYEDMLANGLETFTKAASFLGLPTDSKLIQQALDNTSIDRLKKLEEDVDGFAEKPAGCERFFRSGRTGEGSEKLTIEQRQRLANGLYGVMKRFQYEGPELD, from the coding sequence ATGACTGATGACCACAGCTACTGGTATCTGGCATCTTATCCTAAATCAGGCAACACCTGGTGCCGGGTATTTATCACTGAGTTATTGCGACTGGCCGGAGATGATCCTGGAGAAGACCTCAACCTCAATCAAGACATTGAAACGGGGGCAATTGCCTCATCCAGATTATGGTTGGATGACCAATTGGGGATTAATAGTTGTGATCTGAGTTTTAGTGAGCTTGACCCTTTGCGCGGCCGTGCTGGTGCCAGTGCATGGCTTTTTGCAGAAGGAGAGCGCTTCCATAAAGTGCATGATGCTTTCCAATCACCTGATTCCCGTGGCCGCCCGGTAGTGAGCACTGCCGGTTGCTGCGGTGTTGTTTATCTCCTCCGCCACCCAGAAGATGTGGCGGTATCCCTCAGTCACTTCTTCTCATGGCCGTTGGAGCGTTGTGTGGATCACCTGCTCGATCCCAACGCAGCGTTGGTGCCAGGGGAGCGCTTTGGCGGCCATCAGGTGCGGCAACACATGGGGCGCTGGGATCAGCATGTGCGCTCCTGGGCTAATCAAACTCAGCTACCAGTCTTGATCATGCGCTATGAAGATATGTTGGCAAACGGATTGGAAACATTTACAAAAGCGGCAAGCTTCTTGGGGCTTCCTACTGACTCAAAACTCATTCAACAGGCTTTAGACAACACCTCCATCGATCGACTGAAAAAGCTGGAAGAGGATGTGGATGGATTTGCTGAAAAACCTGCCGGTTGTGAGCGGTTCTTTCGCTCAGGGCGCACAGGTGAGGGTTCAGAAAAGCTGACGATTGAGCAGCGACAACGACTCGCTAACGGATTGTATGGAGTGATGAAACGCTTTCAGTATGAGGGACCAGAACTTGACTGA
- a CDS encoding class I SAM-dependent RNA methyltransferase — translation MGRENRFPAIAVLPQGLEQEGCQELTALGAHDVQPRQRAAAFRADRSCFYRLHLQARLPFRLLRQMARFDCRSRDELYDGIQNALDWEQWLHPSQTFRVDVTGSAPGLNHSHFSALQVKNALVDQQRDRWGKRSSIDLEDPDLALHLHLSRGEALLSFDGSGSSLHRRGYRAAMGRAPMKENLAAGLIRLTGWDGSVPLVDPCCGSATLLIEAAAIALQQAPGLNRSFALEGWVDFEPKLWQQEQARARQRRRRDVNLPPLIGFEQDPAIADQARTNVAAAGLKGVISIVTGHFNQQELPSGQGVLVCNPPYGERIGSDDDLDNLYACLGDFAKQQASGWQLWLLSGNASLTRALRLKAERRIPINNGGIDCRWLHYSIH, via the coding sequence TTGGGTCGTGAGAACCGATTTCCTGCCATCGCCGTGCTCCCCCAGGGATTGGAACAGGAGGGCTGCCAGGAGTTGACAGCCCTTGGAGCTCACGATGTCCAACCACGCCAACGAGCAGCGGCTTTTCGAGCTGATCGGTCCTGCTTCTACAGACTGCACCTGCAAGCACGTTTGCCCTTTCGATTGCTGCGGCAGATGGCTCGCTTCGATTGCCGCAGCCGAGATGAGCTGTACGACGGAATCCAGAACGCACTGGACTGGGAGCAATGGCTGCACCCTTCTCAAACGTTCCGCGTTGATGTGACCGGCTCAGCTCCCGGGCTGAACCACAGCCATTTCTCTGCTCTGCAGGTGAAGAATGCCCTGGTGGACCAGCAGCGTGATCGATGGGGAAAGCGATCCTCCATCGATCTGGAGGATCCCGATCTGGCGCTGCACCTGCATCTGAGTCGAGGGGAGGCGCTGCTCAGCTTTGATGGCAGCGGCAGCAGCCTGCATCGCCGGGGATACCGAGCCGCGATGGGACGTGCACCCATGAAGGAAAACCTGGCGGCTGGTCTGATCCGGCTCACGGGCTGGGATGGATCGGTTCCGTTGGTCGATCCTTGCTGCGGTTCCGCCACACTGTTGATCGAAGCAGCCGCGATCGCCCTTCAACAGGCACCGGGACTCAACCGCAGCTTTGCCTTGGAAGGCTGGGTCGATTTCGAGCCCAAGCTCTGGCAGCAGGAGCAAGCCCGCGCCAGGCAACGACGGCGGCGCGATGTGAACCTCCCGCCCCTGATCGGTTTTGAACAGGATCCCGCCATCGCGGATCAGGCACGGACCAACGTCGCCGCCGCAGGCCTCAAAGGGGTGATCAGCATCGTCACCGGCCACTTCAACCAACAAGAACTTCCATCAGGCCAGGGCGTCCTGGTCTGCAACCCTCCCTATGGAGAGCGGATTGGCTCCGACGACGACCTCGACAACCTCTACGCCTGCCTCGGTGACTTCGCCAAACAACAGGCCTCAGGCTGGCAACTCTGGCTGCTCAGCGGCAATGCCAGCCTCACACGGGCATTACGCCTCAAAGCAGAGCGGCGAATTCCAATCAACAACGGCGGGATCGACTGCCGTTGGCTGCATTACTCGATCCACTGA
- a CDS encoding TIGR03894 family protein, whose protein sequence is MSTEKEVLKEAALELWNTTKKLRPGLPKSARAQLVLKALITIGDLHDQIEAAMVLGLIDANEPDDEPVKDEPNPEAKATEDDADRKTPRVVRRRSGGS, encoded by the coding sequence ATGTCCACAGAGAAGGAAGTTTTAAAGGAAGCTGCCCTTGAGCTTTGGAACACCACCAAGAAGCTGCGCCCCGGTTTGCCCAAAAGCGCACGAGCCCAACTGGTCCTCAAGGCATTGATCACGATTGGAGATCTTCACGATCAGATTGAAGCCGCCATGGTCCTGGGCTTGATCGATGCCAACGAGCCCGACGATGAGCCGGTGAAAGACGAACCGAATCCAGAGGCCAAGGCGACTGAAGACGACGCAGACCGCAAGACTCCGCGGGTTGTCAGGCGGCGTTCCGGAGGTTCGTGA
- a CDS encoding phage holin family protein, which produces MSSSEQPRGLGAAARISALAASVMDLHVRIALQEVDREKRRLISGGLFLAIGGTSMLLALLMAEVALVLWIQVTWNLTLQLALLVLAAVNLVLAGISLRLGGQVLKGPFLPQTLEGINRTLRAVMGR; this is translated from the coding sequence ATGAGCAGCTCGGAACAACCACGCGGCCTCGGGGCAGCGGCACGGATCTCGGCTCTGGCGGCCTCCGTGATGGATCTCCACGTCCGGATTGCACTTCAGGAGGTTGATCGTGAAAAGCGACGCCTGATCAGTGGCGGCTTGTTTCTTGCGATCGGTGGCACATCGATGCTGCTGGCTTTGTTGATGGCGGAAGTGGCCTTGGTGCTTTGGATTCAGGTGACCTGGAACCTGACGCTTCAGTTGGCGTTGCTGGTGCTCGCTGCCGTCAATTTGGTTCTGGCTGGCATCAGCCTGCGACTGGGCGGTCAGGTCCTGAAAGGTCCGTTCCTGCCTCAGACTCTTGAGGGCATCAACAGGACGTTACGGGCGGTGATGGGTCGGTGA
- a CDS encoding YqjD family protein produces MASSSPQSNGSSDHVFRERFESLLPTIQKRWPELARHTLEATRGSMDEVVRLIEDKTGLTSQGVREQLEELMQSAGARGQHLADSLEPLEEQLEQLLDELNSTLRPRIEKPVRQRPLLSVGVALGVGVLLGMVLSGGRRS; encoded by the coding sequence ATGGCCTCGTCTTCACCTCAGTCCAACGGAAGTTCCGATCACGTCTTCCGCGAACGGTTCGAATCTCTGCTGCCCACCATCCAGAAGCGCTGGCCGGAATTGGCACGCCACACCCTCGAAGCAACACGGGGAAGCATGGATGAGGTCGTTCGCTTGATCGAGGACAAAACAGGTCTGACCAGTCAGGGGGTCCGCGAACAGCTGGAGGAGTTGATGCAGAGCGCTGGCGCTCGCGGTCAGCACCTTGCTGACAGCCTGGAGCCGTTGGAGGAGCAATTGGAGCAACTGCTTGATGAGCTCAACAGCACCCTGCGGCCCAGGATCGAGAAGCCGGTGCGGCAGCGGCCGCTGTTGTCCGTTGGCGTGGCCCTTGGTGTTGGTGTCCTGCTTGGCATGGTGCTGAGTGGTGGTCGACGGTCCTGA
- the smc gene encoding chromosome segregation protein SMC, producing the protein MVHINQVGLTHFKSFGGAMTIPLEEGFTVVTGPNGSGKSNILDGVLFCLGLATSRGMRADRLPDLVNSGVLKAGKSAETTVSVRFDLNDWTPDAADEGLEAPEDGPWIRADQREWTVSRRLRVMPGGSYSSSYSADGIPCNLQQLQTQLRRLRIDPEGSNVVMQGDVTRIVSMSNRDRRGLIDELAGVALFDTRIEQTRRKLDDVQERQDRCRLIEQELLSSRQRLERDCAKARQYQDLREQLQLGKRQEMVLAFEAAQQALKDLGQRQQTIEAQEQRDTAAIAEAKLSLSKADTHFQALQEQVKALGEDQLLAVQAELAGLDTRGRELERQAGLHQEEGQRLQGLRHDLGRRRQQWQQHSRELEQDPNEAALASAETDCRGAESAVEVSRRRLADVAGRSGAWLDEQKRRSERRQDLQASVDPLQQEQQQLQERLRQDAERLDELSREQLQDGSEEEAVKQRLDALDSEWQTVLQSLSEGKQSLQQTAESLAVQQRTRARLEQEQTRLEREIARLDSRRDALQESRGTGALRLLLEAGLDGIHGPVAQLGEVEERHRLALEVAAGARLGQVVVDDDRIAARAIELLKSRRAGRLTFLPLNKIRASGGGHAAMARGTSPNADHGQGLIGRAVELVRYEPIYDVVFAYVFGDTLVFQDLSAARQRLGRSRAVTLDGELLEKSGAMTGGSFSNRSSGLSFGSSGDSDEAEPLRRRLLELGETMVACRREEAKLSQAIEQQKPSVRTLEQRQAALVAERNAAQRNHGPIVERHRQRSERLNRLQADQTEQQRRLQTIATQLEPLLEELARLNQAELNGTGNDDAGVWQQLQQDLEAADANLERARQRRDDLLNARRERQLALERLHDQQQALAAEEQRLQDAVQALSTAHGAWRQQQQELQDQRSRLETDQKQLQERFGEQRRARDAAEAEVSRQRQALQQAEWNLERLKEEREGLIEQQRSGSLRLQEMEQALPDPRPEIPEAMRLAGLEVLQADLQAIQQRMEALEPVNMLALEELEALEQRLAELNERLGVLNKEREELLLRIETVATLRQEAFMEAFTAVDGHFREIFASLSDGDGHLQLENPEDPLEGGLTLVAHPKGKAVRRLAAMSGGEKSLTALSFLFALQRFRPSPFYALDEVDSFLDGVNVERLAALIARQADQAQFMVVSHRRPMIAASQRTIGVTQARGAHTQVVGLPDAA; encoded by the coding sequence TTGGTTCACATCAATCAGGTCGGGCTGACGCACTTCAAGTCCTTTGGCGGGGCGATGACGATCCCTCTTGAGGAGGGATTCACGGTGGTGACTGGGCCCAATGGCTCAGGCAAGAGCAACATTCTCGATGGTGTGCTGTTCTGCCTGGGGCTGGCGACCAGCCGCGGAATGCGGGCAGACCGTCTGCCGGATCTGGTGAACAGCGGTGTTCTCAAAGCCGGCAAGTCGGCAGAGACCACCGTGAGTGTGCGGTTTGATCTCAACGACTGGACGCCTGATGCCGCCGATGAGGGGCTCGAAGCCCCAGAAGATGGTCCCTGGATTCGCGCAGATCAGCGGGAATGGACGGTGAGCCGCCGGCTTCGCGTGATGCCGGGAGGGTCCTACAGCTCCAGTTACAGCGCCGATGGGATCCCATGCAATCTGCAGCAACTGCAGACCCAGCTGCGGCGGCTGAGGATTGACCCTGAGGGCAGCAACGTCGTGATGCAGGGCGATGTCACCCGCATCGTCTCGATGAGCAACCGCGATCGCCGCGGCCTAATTGATGAACTCGCCGGCGTCGCGCTGTTCGACACCCGTATCGAACAGACCCGTCGCAAGCTCGACGACGTGCAGGAGCGGCAGGATCGCTGTCGGCTGATCGAGCAGGAATTGCTGAGCAGCCGTCAACGGCTGGAGCGGGACTGCGCCAAGGCCAGGCAGTACCAGGATCTGAGAGAGCAACTGCAGCTTGGTAAGCGCCAGGAGATGGTGCTGGCGTTTGAAGCCGCTCAGCAGGCTCTCAAGGATCTTGGCCAGCGCCAGCAGACGATCGAAGCCCAGGAGCAACGGGACACCGCGGCCATCGCTGAAGCCAAGCTGAGCCTCAGCAAAGCCGACACCCACTTTCAGGCCCTGCAGGAGCAGGTGAAGGCGTTGGGTGAGGACCAGCTGCTGGCTGTGCAGGCGGAACTGGCCGGACTCGACACCCGCGGCAGGGAACTGGAGCGGCAGGCCGGGCTTCACCAGGAGGAAGGCCAACGTCTGCAGGGCCTCCGCCACGACCTCGGCAGGCGCCGGCAGCAGTGGCAACAGCACAGCCGCGAACTTGAACAGGATCCGAATGAGGCCGCTCTGGCCAGCGCTGAGACCGATTGCCGGGGAGCTGAATCAGCTGTTGAGGTTTCGAGGCGGCGGCTGGCGGATGTTGCTGGCAGATCGGGGGCCTGGTTGGACGAACAGAAGCGACGCAGCGAACGGCGGCAGGACCTTCAGGCCAGCGTCGACCCCCTTCAGCAGGAACAGCAGCAACTGCAGGAACGCCTGCGGCAGGATGCAGAGCGACTCGACGAACTCAGCCGCGAACAGCTCCAGGACGGCAGCGAAGAAGAGGCGGTCAAGCAGCGACTCGACGCCCTCGACAGCGAGTGGCAAACCGTTCTGCAAAGCCTCAGCGAAGGCAAACAGTCCCTGCAGCAAACAGCTGAGTCGCTGGCGGTTCAGCAGCGCACGAGGGCCCGGTTGGAACAGGAACAGACCCGCCTGGAGCGCGAGATCGCCCGCCTGGACAGTCGCCGCGACGCTCTCCAGGAAAGCCGCGGGACCGGTGCCCTGCGCCTGCTGCTGGAAGCGGGCCTCGACGGCATTCATGGTCCTGTGGCGCAGCTTGGCGAGGTGGAGGAACGCCACCGCCTGGCCCTCGAGGTCGCAGCCGGTGCGCGCCTCGGACAGGTGGTCGTCGACGATGACCGCATCGCCGCACGGGCGATTGAACTGCTCAAAAGCCGCCGTGCCGGGCGTCTCACGTTCCTGCCCCTCAACAAGATCCGGGCATCAGGGGGCGGACATGCAGCCATGGCCCGTGGCACCAGCCCGAACGCCGACCATGGTCAGGGGCTGATCGGTCGCGCCGTGGAGCTGGTGCGCTACGAACCGATCTACGACGTGGTGTTCGCCTACGTCTTCGGAGACACGCTGGTGTTCCAGGACCTCTCAGCGGCCCGTCAGCGCCTCGGCCGCTCCCGCGCCGTCACCCTTGATGGTGAGCTGCTGGAGAAGAGCGGTGCCATGACCGGGGGCAGCTTCTCCAATCGCAGCAGCGGCCTAAGCTTCGGCAGCAGCGGCGACAGCGATGAAGCAGAACCGTTGCGGCGCCGGCTGCTGGAACTGGGCGAAACGATGGTGGCCTGCCGCCGTGAGGAAGCGAAGCTGAGCCAGGCCATCGAGCAGCAGAAGCCCTCGGTGCGGACGTTGGAACAACGCCAGGCCGCGCTGGTCGCCGAACGCAACGCCGCCCAGCGCAATCACGGCCCCATCGTCGAACGTCATCGGCAGCGTTCGGAACGGCTCAATCGCCTGCAGGCGGATCAGACAGAACAGCAACGACGCCTCCAGACCATCGCCACGCAACTGGAGCCGCTGCTCGAGGAACTCGCGCGGCTGAACCAGGCAGAGCTCAATGGCACCGGAAACGACGACGCCGGGGTCTGGCAACAGTTGCAGCAGGACCTTGAAGCCGCCGACGCCAACCTTGAGCGGGCACGACAGCGTCGTGATGATCTGCTCAATGCCCGGCGCGAACGACAACTGGCGCTGGAACGGCTGCACGATCAGCAGCAGGCGCTTGCCGCTGAAGAACAGCGACTTCAGGACGCCGTGCAGGCCCTCTCGACAGCGCATGGAGCCTGGCGCCAGCAACAACAGGAGCTGCAGGACCAGCGCAGCCGACTCGAAACCGATCAGAAACAGTTGCAGGAACGATTCGGCGAACAGCGCCGCGCCAGGGATGCAGCAGAAGCCGAGGTGTCCCGTCAGCGCCAGGCCTTGCAGCAAGCCGAATGGAACCTCGAGCGTCTCAAGGAGGAACGGGAGGGCCTGATCGAACAGCAGCGCAGTGGCAGCTTGCGCCTGCAGGAGATGGAGCAGGCCCTCCCTGATCCGCGCCCCGAGATTCCCGAAGCGATGCGGCTGGCGGGGCTCGAGGTCCTCCAGGCTGATCTCCAGGCGATCCAGCAGCGGATGGAAGCCCTCGAACCGGTGAACATGCTGGCCCTCGAGGAACTTGAGGCGCTCGAGCAACGCCTCGCGGAACTCAACGAACGACTGGGCGTGCTCAACAAGGAGCGGGAGGAACTGCTGCTGCGCATTGAAACCGTCGCCACCCTTCGACAGGAGGCCTTCATGGAGGCCTTCACGGCTGTGGATGGCCATTTCCGCGAGATCTTCGCCTCCCTCTCCGATGGGGACGGACACCTTCAACTCGAAAATCCGGAGGATCCCCTCGAAGGCGGGCTGACTCTGGTGGCCCATCCCAAAGGCAAGGCGGTGCGCCGGCTGGCGGCCATGTCCGGTGGGGAAAAATCCCTCACAGCCCTCAGCTTCCTGTTTGCTCTTCAGCGCTTCCGCCCATCCCCCTTCTACGCCCTCGATGAAGTGGACAGCTTTCTGGACGGGGTGAATGTGGAACGACTGGCAGCACTGATCGCTCGCCAGGCCGACCAGGCCCAATTCATGGTGGTCAGCCATCGACGACCCATGATCGCCGCCTCGCAGCGCACCATCGGCGTCACCCAGGCCCGCGGCGCTCACACCCAGGTGGTCGGTCTTCCGGATGCCGCCTGA